In Mucilaginibacter celer, one DNA window encodes the following:
- a CDS encoding carboxylesterase/lipase family protein gives MKKPILVMLLLAQVASVRVMAQLSEGKTTVENGALQGVREASNVTSFKGIPFAQPPVGNLRWKEPQPAKNWEGTLKADHFGHNPMQKPIFGDMSFRSAGMSEDCLYLNVWTPAKSSKEKLPVLVYFYGGGLMAGDGSESRYDGESMAKKGIVALTVNYRLSVFGFFSHPELTKESPNHSSGNYGYLDQNMALLWVKKNIAAFGGDPDRVTIAGESAGSISVSVQMASPLSKNLIAGAIGESGAGIKPTLFPIPLADGEQNGVKFAAKVNANTLADLRAIPADKLLDDAFTPGTPPMSATIDGYLLPKSLPEIFMAGEQAKVPLLVGWNSAEVPFQFLMRADAPTLENYKKTLTTLYGDKAEEALKLYPATNDQEVIKSATALSSDRFIVYSTWKWADLQVQTGGKPVYRYLFSRVRPAMVASMGNATPGLAGGVVQGDASKPALKMPPPVGAAHASEIEYAMGNLSGNKTYAWTPDDFKVSETMENYFANFIKNANPNGSGLPKWSAITDNNKVKFMNIDVKSQEQAETDRARYLFLDKEYMK, from the coding sequence ATGAAGAAACCAATTTTAGTAATGCTGCTGCTTGCGCAGGTTGCCTCGGTAAGGGTAATGGCGCAGCTATCTGAAGGCAAAACAACCGTAGAGAACGGTGCGCTGCAGGGCGTTCGCGAAGCATCAAACGTAACCAGTTTTAAAGGTATTCCTTTTGCCCAGCCGCCCGTTGGCAATTTGCGCTGGAAGGAACCACAACCAGCCAAAAACTGGGAGGGAACTTTAAAAGCCGATCATTTTGGCCATAACCCTATGCAAAAGCCAATTTTTGGCGATATGAGTTTCCGCTCGGCAGGTATGAGTGAAGATTGTTTATATCTTAACGTTTGGACACCTGCCAAATCATCAAAAGAAAAATTGCCCGTACTGGTTTATTTTTATGGTGGCGGCCTGATGGCCGGCGACGGGTCTGAATCGCGTTATGATGGCGAAAGTATGGCTAAGAAAGGAATAGTTGCTTTAACAGTGAATTACAGGCTTAGCGTATTCGGTTTCTTTTCTCACCCGGAGTTAACCAAAGAATCGCCGAATCATTCATCAGGCAACTACGGTTATCTTGACCAGAACATGGCCCTGCTTTGGGTAAAGAAAAATATTGCTGCTTTTGGCGGCGATCCTGATCGGGTTACCATCGCGGGCGAATCTGCAGGTTCAATTTCAGTATCGGTACAAATGGCGTCTCCCTTGTCGAAAAATCTGATTGCCGGAGCTATTGGCGAAAGCGGTGCGGGTATCAAACCAACGCTTTTCCCTATCCCGCTTGCAGATGGCGAACAGAATGGTGTTAAGTTTGCTGCAAAGGTGAATGCCAATACCCTGGCCGACTTGCGTGCCATCCCCGCCGATAAATTGTTGGATGATGCCTTTACACCGGGAACTCCGCCTATGTCAGCCACTATTGATGGTTACCTGTTACCAAAATCGCTGCCCGAAATATTTATGGCAGGCGAGCAGGCCAAAGTGCCTTTACTGGTTGGCTGGAACTCGGCCGAAGTGCCTTTCCAGTTTTTGATGCGGGCTGATGCGCCAACCCTCGAAAATTACAAAAAAACATTAACTACCCTGTATGGTGATAAAGCAGAAGAAGCCCTGAAGCTATATCCGGCAACCAACGACCAGGAAGTTATAAAATCGGCAACAGCACTGTCAAGCGACCGCTTTATCGTATACAGCACCTGGAAATGGGCCGATTTGCAGGTACAAACAGGAGGGAAGCCGGTTTATCGTTACCTGTTTTCGCGCGTTCGCCCGGCCATGGTAGCCTCAATGGGTAATGCTACGCCGGGCCTTGCCGGTGGCGTTGTACAAGGGGATGCAAGTAAACCTGCCCTAAAAATGCCCCCGCCGGTTGGTGCAGCTCACGCTTCAGAAATTGAATACGCTATGGGTAACCTAAGTGGCAATAAAACTTATGCCTGGACACCGGATGATTTTAAAGTATCAGAAACGATGGAGAACTATTTTGCCAACTTTATTAAAAATGCCAACCCTAACGGTTCGGGTTTGCCAAAATGGTCGGCCATTACGGATAATAACAAGGTGAAGTTTATGAATATTGATGTGAAAAGCCAGGAACAGGCCGAGACGGATCGTGCACGGTACCTGTTTTTGGATAAGGAGTATATGAAGTAA
- a CDS encoding NUDIX hydrolase: protein MDKEFRRQEGNVDGIGFLPGLAIDTVIFGFHDGQLKVLLLEYKNTALYALPGGFVHDDEDVNQAARRVLQSRTSLTNIYLEQFYVFGDLSRFDPSPLKAIMEARGYIPPAGHWLLKRFVSIGYYALVDFTKAIPAPDEISDTCNWYSLNELPVLMQDHRQIISKALQTLQRDLDQKLIGFNLMTEEFTMGDLQSLYETILNKKLIRAAFQRKMLSLGILERVAKKWTGGAHKAPYLYKFISDKTFVDNI from the coding sequence ATGGACAAAGAGTTTCGCAGGCAGGAAGGTAACGTTGACGGAATAGGTTTTTTACCCGGCCTGGCTATTGATACGGTAATATTTGGCTTTCACGATGGCCAGCTTAAAGTATTATTGCTTGAATATAAAAACACGGCTCTTTACGCGCTGCCAGGTGGCTTTGTGCACGATGATGAGGATGTAAACCAAGCGGCACGCCGTGTGCTGCAAAGCCGTACATCATTAACCAATATTTACCTGGAGCAGTTTTATGTTTTTGGCGATCTCAGCCGTTTCGACCCCTCCCCGCTTAAAGCCATTATGGAAGCCCGGGGCTACATCCCTCCTGCCGGTCACTGGTTATTGAAACGCTTTGTATCCATAGGATACTATGCCCTTGTTGATTTTACCAAAGCCATCCCCGCTCCCGACGAAATATCAGACACCTGCAACTGGTACAGCCTTAACGAGCTCCCGGTACTGATGCAGGATCACCGGCAAATTATCAGCAAAGCCCTGCAAACCCTGCAACGCGACCTGGATCAAAAACTGATCGGCTTCAACCTCATGACCGAGGAGTTTACGATGGGCGATCTGCAATCGCTTTACGAAACCATCCTCAATAAAAAACTTATCCGTGCTGCTTTTCAGCGTAAAATGTTAAGCCTCGGTATTTTAGAGCGCGTGGCCAAAAAATGGACCGGCGGCGCGCATAAGGCCCCCTACTTATATAAATTCATTTCGGATAAAACATTTGTTGATAATATTTAA
- a CDS encoding VOC family protein, translating to MLVVNPYLNFNGNTEEAFNFYKSVFGGEFAVVMRFKDGPEASKLPEEDQNKLMHIALPLGPGNMLMGTDALESAMGLVTMGSNFSLTISCESKEEADKFHAGLSVDQQKGGPMREEFWGDYFGWVTDKFGISWMISFNPNRP from the coding sequence ATGTTAGTCGTAAATCCTTATTTAAATTTTAACGGTAATACCGAAGAGGCTTTCAACTTTTACAAATCAGTTTTTGGCGGCGAGTTTGCCGTAGTAATGCGTTTTAAAGACGGTCCCGAAGCCTCAAAGCTGCCGGAAGAAGACCAAAACAAATTAATGCACATCGCCTTACCCCTTGGTCCGGGCAATATGCTGATGGGTACCGATGCGCTTGAATCGGCCATGGGCCTTGTAACCATGGGCAGCAATTTTTCGCTTACCATCAGCTGCGAATCAAAGGAAGAGGCTGATAAATTTCATGCCGGCTTATCTGTCGATCAGCAAAAAGGCGGCCCTATGCGCGAAGAATTCTGGGGCGATTACTTTGGTTGGGTTACCGATAAATTCGGCATCAGCTGGATGATCTCTTTTAATCCTAACCGTCCGTAA
- a CDS encoding VOC family protein → MLKDSKAFSGFSVDDTEKAKTFYSDVLGLDVSDVPDMQGLLRLNITGGASILIYTKPNHSPATFTILNFPVVDIEKTVDELSARGVKFIIYNEENFKTNEKGIFLGGGPKIAWFKDPAGNFLSVLETDR, encoded by the coding sequence ATGTTAAAAGATAGCAAGGCATTTAGTGGCTTTTCGGTAGATGATACTGAAAAAGCAAAAACTTTTTATTCGGATGTATTAGGTTTAGATGTAAGCGACGTTCCGGATATGCAGGGTTTGTTGCGCTTAAATATAACAGGTGGCGCCTCAATCCTCATTTATACAAAACCCAATCATAGCCCTGCCACTTTCACCATTCTCAATTTTCCGGTTGTTGATATTGAAAAAACAGTTGATGAGCTTAGCGCACGCGGGGTTAAGTTTATCATATATAACGAAGAAAACTTTAAGACAAACGAAAAAGGAATTTTTCTGGGCGGAGGGCCGAAGATAGCCTGGTTTAAAGATCCGGCCGGTAACTTTTTGTCGGTTTTGGAAACCGATAGGTAA
- a CDS encoding response regulator has translation MKRTILIVDDDLSILKLLNFILSKEYDIIVKNNGIEAFSWLEDGNMPELIISDLQMPYFDGQSFIKNVKISGFYREIPVILLSAAHDLDEQVSKMPFTVDTYIHKPFKPEALKTAINKVLKVYESSNS, from the coding sequence ATGAAAAGAACTATACTTATTGTTGATGATGACTTGAGCATTTTAAAACTGCTCAATTTCATCCTCTCAAAAGAATACGATATCATAGTTAAAAATAACGGCATCGAAGCTTTTAGCTGGCTTGAAGATGGCAATATGCCCGAACTCATCATCTCCGATTTACAGATGCCATATTTTGACGGACAATCATTTATTAAAAATGTAAAGATCAGCGGTTTTTACCGCGAAATCCCGGTAATATTACTTTCGGCCGCACATGATCTTGACGAGCAGGTAAGCAAAATGCCCTTTACCGTAGATACCTATATCCACAAACCATTTAAGCCTGAAGCATTAAAAACAGCCATTAACAAAGTTTTGAAAGTTTATGAATCATCAAACAGCTAA
- a CDS encoding sugar transferase has translation MNHQTANWNESSGSNIRVAYAGTEFKDVIAAGLNEGFKIEYNSSIDQLNDYLGEQSILSVPDIMLVEVDAEGQWIKLVEEVKKSFLLNGLIIVLLSSRADKTLKQKAIKLKVHDFYTAPFTISDLRERLNFLVKFKLIKPKLLELSKVVDTTYKMPAGKRLIDLVISGGMLLFLSPVMLVVAILIKLDSKGPVFYKSKRVGTGYKVFDFYKFRSMRTDADQLLAKLSAENNQYAAEGGEKTAAFVKIKNDPRITKLGNFLRNSSLDELPQLYNILRGDMSVVGNRPLPIYEAEMLTSNEWSMRFLGPAGLTGLWQISKRGKEDMSERERKKLDNFYAQKYSVWLDLKIIVGTVPALFQKEKV, from the coding sequence ATGAATCATCAAACAGCTAACTGGAACGAAAGCTCTGGTTCAAATATCAGGGTAGCTTATGCCGGTACTGAATTTAAAGATGTAATTGCGGCTGGCTTAAACGAAGGTTTTAAAATAGAATATAATAGCTCGATCGATCAGCTTAATGATTACCTGGGCGAGCAGTCAATCCTATCGGTACCGGATATTATGCTGGTTGAGGTTGACGCCGAAGGACAGTGGATTAAACTGGTTGAAGAAGTTAAAAAGAGCTTCCTGCTTAATGGTTTAATTATTGTACTGTTATCATCGCGGGCCGATAAAACTTTAAAGCAAAAGGCTATTAAATTAAAGGTGCATGATTTTTACACCGCTCCTTTTACCATCAGCGACCTGCGCGAGCGTTTAAACTTTTTAGTGAAGTTTAAACTGATTAAACCCAAACTGCTTGAGCTATCAAAAGTGGTTGATACAACCTACAAAATGCCGGCAGGTAAACGCCTTATCGACCTCGTAATTTCGGGCGGTATGTTATTGTTCCTTTCGCCGGTGATGCTGGTTGTGGCTATTTTAATCAAGCTCGATTCAAAAGGCCCGGTGTTTTACAAAAGCAAACGTGTGGGTACAGGCTATAAGGTGTTTGATTTTTACAAATTCAGGTCGATGCGTACCGATGCCGATCAGTTATTGGCCAAATTATCGGCCGAAAATAACCAGTATGCAGCCGAGGGCGGTGAAAAAACAGCAGCCTTCGTAAAAATTAAAAACGATCCGCGGATTACTAAATTGGGTAACTTTTTACGTAATTCGAGCCTTGATGAATTGCCGCAATTATATAATATATTGCGTGGCGATATGTCGGTAGTGGGTAACAGGCCTTTGCCAATTTATGAGGCCGAGATGCTTACATCTAACGAGTGGTCGATGCGCTTTTTGGGCCCGGCGGGCTTAACAGGCCTGTGGCAGATCAGCAAACGCGGTAAGGAAGACATGTCTGAGCGTGAACGAAAAAAATTAGATAATTTTTATGCGCAAAAATATTCTGTTTGGTTAGATTTAAAAATTATTGTAGGTACTGTGCCTGCCTTGTTCCAAAAAGAAAAAGTATAA
- a CDS encoding TolC family protein has protein sequence MPVNLKPACLFIAIILLAARVQAQETSFIKDINYPYLEKLIATAKKNYPEVKARQSQVAAAKGLYNATAFSWLDVLTASYIYSPQTSINISQPTIFKGYQIAISLNIGQLFSRPGTIRQAKETYKVAQYQQAEYMLSLEAQVKRFYFAFLEAQAELRLRSNAVIDAESAVKQLKYAFQKGETTFQIYNEQLNSLYNQNSFKVQAELATFTAKTNLEELLGTKLEDVK, from the coding sequence ATGCCTGTAAATTTAAAACCAGCGTGTTTATTTATTGCCATTATTTTATTAGCCGCCCGTGTGCAGGCCCAGGAAACATCGTTTATAAAAGATATTAACTACCCTTACCTTGAAAAACTGATAGCTACGGCAAAAAAGAACTACCCTGAGGTTAAGGCCAGGCAAAGCCAGGTTGCAGCCGCCAAAGGCCTTTACAATGCAACAGCGTTTTCATGGTTGGATGTTTTAACGGCATCATATATTTACAGCCCGCAAACATCCATCAATATTTCGCAGCCAACTATATTTAAAGGCTACCAGATAGCCATATCTTTAAATATAGGTCAGCTGTTTTCAAGGCCGGGTACTATCAGGCAGGCAAAAGAAACCTACAAAGTGGCGCAATACCAGCAGGCCGAGTATATGCTAAGCCTTGAGGCCCAGGTTAAACGCTTTTATTTTGCCTTCCTTGAGGCCCAGGCCGAGTTAAGGTTACGATCGAACGCGGTTATTGATGCCGAGAGCGCGGTAAAACAATTAAAATACGCTTTCCAAAAAGGGGAAACAACTTTTCAGATTTACAACGAACAACTTAACAGTTTATATAACCAAAACTCTTTTAAAGTGCAGGCCGAATTAGCGACATTTACGGCGAAAACCAATCTGGAAGAATTGTTGGGGACTAAATTGGAAGACGTTAAGTAA
- a CDS encoding exopolysaccharide transport family protein: MEIGNFFNLLKKYRNIIIIIPLVFVIISFFLVKNLPDVYESHAEIATGIIDASRHLLDKDATANVQEQQVDREFSNLIAIMKLKKLIDQVSYSLMIHDLSSNTPFRKPSKELLEMRPYERDAALAILKNKFARLQPLSVYDKTENSIIELLRSMKYDERSMMKDLVIARDESSDFISVSYDSENPQLSAFLVNTLCKQFIDYYTQSVKQNESNAVNFLSNLLEEKRKALSEKTGELQQYKIQNGVLNLDEQSKAIFGQIMVYNDKKLQADKDAISYQGAIDAIDRKFTPDDRKYVEALTNKYNQAIISTQEQLHILEDQYVRSGFNNKYKVELDSLQSQLASQINLSSDKYITNPLVAKDDQIKQKLTLEVSRDLAKYSVKSINGELANLNAKFARLVPFDAKVKTYDFDIDIAGKEYLDVLNKYNETNLRSNFSIKLIQVEIAVPDVAQPSKKMLLIILSFVGSLFACIFWLFILFYIDDTIKTPAELVNKTQLPLLGYLNKIQGETLDLRKLWDVEHRDKMKTFKELLRSIRFEIDQELRGEKVLAITSIEATEGKTLLAISLAYSYSMINKKVLLIDGNFNHPTISGTAQPQVYVEDFFKSSSYGQDISSITTTVIGNRGSDVTLLEIGDEAFAKNRFDELRTKYDVIIIDTAPLTALNKSKEWMLFSNKTIAVFEANKKLTNTQKQHVAYLKGLENRFAGWVLNKTDYNNQHK; encoded by the coding sequence ATGGAGATAGGCAACTTTTTTAATCTACTAAAAAAATACAGAAATATTATCATCATCATTCCGTTGGTGTTTGTTATTATTTCGTTCTTTCTTGTCAAAAACCTGCCCGATGTTTATGAATCTCACGCCGAGATAGCTACTGGCATTATTGATGCCTCGCGCCATTTACTGGATAAGGATGCCACTGCCAACGTGCAGGAGCAACAGGTTGACCGCGAGTTTAGCAACCTGATAGCCATCATGAAGCTAAAAAAGCTGATTGACCAGGTTTCGTATTCGCTCATGATCCATGATCTGAGCAGCAACACACCGTTCCGCAAGCCAAGTAAGGAATTGCTTGAAATGCGCCCTTATGAACGCGATGCTGCTTTAGCTATTTTAAAAAATAAGTTTGCCAGGCTGCAACCGCTTTCGGTTTATGATAAAACTGAAAATTCGATCATTGAACTATTGCGCTCGATGAAATACGACGAGCGCAGCATGATGAAGGATTTGGTGATAGCGCGCGATGAGAGCAGCGATTTTATTTCGGTTAGTTATGACTCTGAAAACCCGCAGCTTTCGGCATTTTTGGTTAATACACTTTGTAAGCAGTTTATTGATTACTATACGCAAAGCGTAAAGCAAAACGAATCGAACGCGGTAAACTTCCTTTCGAATTTATTGGAAGAAAAACGTAAGGCCCTGAGCGAAAAAACGGGTGAGCTGCAGCAATACAAAATTCAAAACGGTGTATTGAACCTCGACGAGCAATCGAAAGCTATTTTTGGGCAGATTATGGTTTATAACGATAAAAAGTTACAGGCCGATAAAGATGCCATCTCCTACCAGGGAGCTATCGACGCCATCGACCGGAAATTTACACCGGATGACCGCAAATATGTTGAGGCCTTAACCAACAAATACAACCAGGCTATTATTTCAACCCAGGAGCAACTACATATCCTTGAAGATCAATACGTGCGCAGCGGTTTTAACAACAAGTACAAAGTTGAGCTCGATTCGTTGCAGAGCCAGTTGGCCAGCCAGATCAATCTTTCATCTGATAAATACATCACCAACCCTTTGGTAGCCAAAGATGACCAGATCAAACAGAAACTAACCCTTGAGGTTTCGCGCGATCTGGCCAAATACAGTGTAAAATCAATAAACGGCGAATTAGCGAACCTCAACGCCAAATTTGCCCGCCTGGTACCATTTGACGCAAAAGTTAAAACCTACGATTTTGATATCGATATAGCCGGTAAAGAATATTTGGATGTACTGAATAAATACAACGAAACCAACCTGCGTTCAAACTTTTCGATAAAACTGATCCAGGTGGAGATTGCCGTGCCGGATGTTGCCCAGCCATCTAAAAAGATGCTGCTCATTATCCTGAGTTTTGTGGGTAGTTTATTTGCGTGTATTTTTTGGCTGTTTATTTTGTTTTACATTGATGATACCATCAAAACACCTGCCGAGCTGGTTAATAAAACCCAGTTGCCGTTATTGGGTTACCTGAACAAAATTCAGGGCGAAACACTTGATTTGCGGAAGCTTTGGGATGTAGAGCACAGGGATAAAATGAAAACTTTTAAAGAGTTGCTCCGCTCCATCAGGTTTGAAATTGACCAGGAATTGCGCGGCGAAAAAGTTTTAGCGATAACCAGTATTGAGGCAACCGAAGGCAAAACATTGCTGGCTATAAGCCTGGCTTACTCCTACTCAATGATTAACAAAAAAGTATTGCTGATTGATGGTAACTTTAATCACCCTACCATAAGCGGCACAGCACAACCGCAGGTTTATGTAGAGGATTTCTTCAAGAGCTCATCTTACGGGCAGGATATCAGCAGCATTACCACAACAGTTATAGGTAACCGTGGCAGTGATGTAACCCTACTTGAAATTGGCGACGAAGCCTTTGCCAAAAACCGTTTTGACGAGCTCCGTACAAAATATGATGTTATTATTATTGATACCGCACCATTAACGGCACTTAACAAATCAAAAGAATGGATGTTGTTCAGCAATAAAACCATTGCTGTTTTTGAAGCCAATAAAAAGCTTACCAACACCCAAAAACAACATGTTGCCTATTTAAAGGGCCTCGAAAACAGGTTTGCAGGCTGGGTACTTAACAAAACTGATTATAACAATCAGCACAAATAA
- a CDS encoding O-antigen ligase family protein, protein MRTEPTGDTKIKSSFWKDLLVQKFSHPFALLVLLVTCLAVSFLTYKLQFIGFGAVLVLTIGLPIVFAITVYPEFGICALIVAAFFISYVSEFLPDEVPIGTLMDVTTYLLILGFFIKQRTERNWTYFKNPVSYMILAWLSFNLLEFVNPSAESRLAWVYTVRTVGFIMLMYFVFVYQIRTIKFIKTLLKLWLFLDILAGISAFQQENFGFLPFEHKYLYADPLRVSLLFINGHMRKFGIFSDPVTFSYNMVIGSLLCIVLIMGNPPLKKKIILGCTAMFFLYVMLYSGTRAAYVLIPGALSMLAVINFNRRVLTFTLIAGAMLGVLIVMPTSNPLIKRFQTAFNPSDDPSYNVRAENQKKIKPFILSHPIGGGLGSVGVWGRRFSPNSMLAKFPPDSGYVRVSVEMGWLGLLLFCTLFFIVLKTGINYYFSVKNPTLKNYCLAMLLILFAFNIGNFPQQALVQYPSNILFYLAISILVVCKRIDDQEQEQLKQLNKTEAVIIN, encoded by the coding sequence ATGCGAACCGAACCAACAGGCGATACCAAAATTAAATCCAGCTTTTGGAAGGATTTGCTGGTGCAAAAGTTTTCGCATCCTTTTGCCTTGCTGGTTTTACTTGTTACCTGCCTGGCTGTTAGTTTTTTAACTTACAAACTGCAATTTATTGGTTTTGGCGCAGTGCTGGTTTTAACCATTGGTTTGCCTATTGTATTTGCCATTACCGTTTATCCCGAATTTGGGATTTGCGCACTTATTGTTGCAGCATTTTTTATCAGCTATGTATCCGAGTTTTTGCCCGACGAAGTACCTATCGGTACCCTGATGGACGTAACCACCTACCTGCTCATCCTCGGCTTTTTCATTAAACAGCGCACTGAAAGAAACTGGACCTATTTTAAAAACCCTGTGAGTTATATGATCCTGGCCTGGTTGAGTTTCAATCTGCTTGAATTTGTAAACCCTTCCGCCGAATCGCGGCTGGCCTGGGTTTATACCGTGCGTACCGTTGGTTTTATTATGCTGATGTACTTTGTGTTTGTTTACCAGATCCGTACTATAAAATTTATCAAAACCCTGTTAAAGCTTTGGTTATTTTTGGATATACTTGCTGGTATCTCAGCTTTTCAGCAGGAAAACTTCGGTTTTCTTCCTTTCGAGCATAAGTATCTTTATGCCGATCCGTTGCGGGTTAGCCTCCTGTTTATAAACGGGCACATGCGTAAGTTTGGAATTTTTTCAGATCCGGTTACGTTTTCGTACAACATGGTTATTGGTAGCCTGCTTTGTATAGTATTAATTATGGGCAACCCGCCACTTAAAAAGAAAATTATACTGGGTTGTACCGCGATGTTTTTTTTATACGTGATGCTTTATTCGGGTACCAGGGCCGCTTATGTATTAATCCCCGGTGCGCTGTCTATGCTGGCAGTAATTAATTTTAACAGGAGGGTACTCACTTTTACTTTGATAGCCGGTGCAATGCTTGGCGTTTTAATTGTGATGCCAACCTCAAATCCGCTTATCAAACGCTTCCAAACGGCATTTAACCCGTCCGACGATCCATCTTATAACGTACGTGCCGAAAATCAGAAAAAAATAAAACCGTTTATCCTTTCGCACCCCATTGGCGGCGGGCTTGGTTCGGTTGGTGTATGGGGCAGGCGATTTTCGCCAAACTCCATGCTGGCCAAATTTCCGCCGGATAGTGGTTATGTGCGGGTTTCGGTTGAGATGGGCTGGCTGGGCCTCCTGCTATTCTGCACCTTGTTTTTTATAGTACTTAAAACGGGAATCAACTATTATTTCAGCGTCAAAAATCCCACACTCAAAAATTACTGCCTGGCTATGCTGCTGATACTTTTTGCCTTTAATATCGGCAACTTTCCGCAGCAGGCACTCGTTCAATACCCATCAAACATCCTGTTTTACCTGGCCATATCCATACTGGTAGTTTGCAAACGTATTGACGATCAGGAACAGGAGCAACTAAAACAGTTAAACAAAACCGAAGCTGTAATAATTAATTAA
- a CDS encoding acyltransferase — protein MSIVSSIKSNPKLKKLVHWMLIPTGQSRPRLWVRLILNRFFHHRGKGSVVRFNSRMDLFPFNKFSLGAKSIIEDFAVINNGVGDVFIGEGTGIGIGNVVIGPVKIGNFSMTAQHVVISGLNHGYQDVTISPRHQKVTTKQITIDDNVWIGANCTVTAGVTIGKHSVIGAGSVVTRDIPPYSVAVGNPAKVIKQYNFTTQTWEKA, from the coding sequence ATGTCGATAGTATCCTCCATAAAATCAAACCCAAAGCTTAAAAAACTGGTGCACTGGATGCTGATCCCCACCGGGCAATCGCGGCCGCGGCTTTGGGTAAGGCTAATCCTGAACCGTTTTTTTCATCACAGGGGCAAAGGAAGCGTAGTGCGGTTTAACTCACGCATGGACCTGTTTCCCTTCAATAAATTTTCACTGGGTGCCAAAAGTATTATAGAGGATTTTGCAGTGATCAATAACGGCGTAGGCGACGTTTTTATTGGCGAGGGTACCGGTATTGGTATTGGCAACGTAGTGATTGGCCCCGTTAAAATAGGCAATTTTAGTATGACGGCCCAGCACGTGGTGATATCGGGCCTGAACCACGGCTACCAGGATGTAACCATATCCCCAAGGCACCAAAAAGTTACCACTAAACAAATAACCATTGATGATAATGTTTGGATAGGTGCCAACTGCACAGTAACCGCAGGTGTAACTATTGGCAAACATTCGGTAATTGGTGCAGGCAGCGTGGTTACGCGCGATATCCCCCCCTATTCGGTTGCTGTGGGCAACCCGGCAAAAGTGATTAAACAATACAATTTCACAACACAAACCTGGGAAAAAGCGTAA